The nucleotide window GTGATTCCTCCCGATCTGGGCTACGGCGCCCGCGGAGCTGGTGGTGTCATCCCTCCCAACGCCACGCTGATTTTTGAAGTGGAGTTGCTTGAAGTGAAAGGCTGAGCACTCCAAGGGGGCAACAGCTGAAGCTCACGCACTGTCGTTAGGATCCCGCTGCTCGGTTGCCCTCCCCATGGCCCATACCCTCCCTGCGCTGCCCTACGCCCTCGATGCACTGGAGCCCCACATCTCCCGCTCCACACTCGAGTTTCACCACGGCAAGCACCACAACGGCTACGTCACCAACCTGAACAAGGCGATCGAGGGAACGGATCTCGATGGAAAAAGCCTGGAAGAGGTGATTGCAGCTGTTTCCAGTGATTCCAGCAAAGCCGGCGTGTTCAACAACGCAGCTCAGGTCTGGAACCACAGCTTCTACTGGCAGTGCATGAAGCCCGGTGGTGGTGGTCAGCCCACGGGTGCCCTTCTTGACAAGATCAATGCTGACTTCGGCAGCTACGACGCCTTCGTGGAGCAGTTCAAGGCCGCTGGCGCCACCCAGTTCGGCAGCGGCTGGGCCTGGCTGATCATCGAGGACGGCACTCTGAAGATCACCAAAACCGCCAACGCTGATCTCCCCCTCGCC belongs to Synechococcus sp. WH 7805 and includes:
- a CDS encoding superoxide dismutase encodes the protein MAHTLPALPYALDALEPHISRSTLEFHHGKHHNGYVTNLNKAIEGTDLDGKSLEEVIAAVSSDSSKAGVFNNAAQVWNHSFYWQCMKPGGGGQPTGALLDKINADFGSYDAFVEQFKAAGATQFGSGWAWLIIEDGTLKITKTANADLPLAHGQKALLTMDVWEHAYYLDYQNRRPDYISTYLDKLVNWDFVAANLAAS